The following nucleotide sequence is from Candidatus Marinarcus aquaticus.
CCTATTTTTATAATACCACTCCACGGCATCCAAATGATATAGTATTTTCAGAAGACTCTTTTGATAAGCAGAGCCTACATAAAGAGTTGAAAATATTTTTAGAGTCTCACAGTAAACACCAGATGAATGAAAAAGACATCAAAGCGATTCAAAAAGAGAAAAAAGTGCTTAAAAAACTGATATCACTTAAAACAGATACAAATATTTATAAAAACTTTCTACAACTTAAAAGAAAATTTGAATACTCTATAGTGATGAGCATTGTGAATAAATACTTTAATTTAACAAACCCTTACTACAATTTTTTTGAAGACAAAAGTGTAGTAGAGCCTATCAGACAAAAACAAATAGAGACTCTGTTTCAAAAAATAGACAGCATCTATTCAGATATAAAAGAGAGATAGAGATGAAAGTTCTTCTGATTACTTATGACAATGAATCACTCGTTCAGTGGTTTCCTCAGGGCATGGCATATATTGCAGGAACACTTCTTAAACACAACTATGAAGTCGAAATCTATGAACAAGACATTCATCACTATCCAGAATCTCACCTTACTGAGAAACTTAACAACGAATATTATGATGTTGTAGGTTTAAGCTTTATTGGTGGCTATTATGAGTATAAAAAAGCTTTAAAGATTTCAGATGCCATTAACCAATCAACACAAAGACCTCTTTATATTATTGGAGGATTTGGTCCAAGTCCTGCACCCCACTACTTTCTAGAAAAAACAGGTGCTGATGTGATTATACGTGGTGAGGGTGAAAACACCATCATAGATCTACTTGAACACTATAAACAAAAAAAATCTTTCAGTAGTGTTCTTGGCATTGCCTATGAAGAAGATGGAAAAATGTATGTGAATGCAGATCGCCCTTTAATTGAAGATGTAGACAGCATACCTATGCCAGCATATCATCTTTTTAATATTGAGCACTATAGACTGCTTCGTATGCCAAACTGTACTTCCACTGATTTTATTATGCCTGTTCTTAGTGGCAGAGGATGTACTTTTACCTGTAATTTTTGCTATCGTATGGATAAGGGTTTTCGAGCACGAAGCAATGAAGCCATTATTGAGGAGATTAAATATCTTCAAAAAAACTATGGCATTACTTATATTGCATTTTCAGATGAACTGCTCATGTCTTCTATTGGTCGAACCATGAGTTTGTGTGAAGATATCATTAAATCTGGTATTAAAATTAAATGGGATTGTAATGGTCGGCTTAACTATGCCAAGCCGAAAGTTCTAAAACTGATGAAAGAAGCAGGCTGTGTTTTTATCAACTATGGGATTGAAGCATTTGATGATACCATATTAAAAAATATGGACAAAGTACTTACAACCAAACAGATAGAATCAGGAATTCAAGCAACTCTGGATGAAGGAATTAGCCCTGGGTTTAATATTATCTTTGGGAACATTGATGAAACCAAAGAGACCTTAATGCAAGGGGTAGACTTCCTTTTAAAGTATGATGATGGTGCGCAACTTAGAACCATACGTCCAGTCACTCCGTACCCGGGGTCTCCTTTATATTATCATGCCATTAAAGAGGGGCTTCTTAAAGATGTTGCAGATTTTTATGAGAACAAACACACCAACTCAGATTTAATGACCTGTAACTTTACAAAACTCAGTGACGAAGAGTTTTATGATGCTTTACACGAAGCCAACTCGATATTGTTGCAAAACTATCAAAAACGATTAGTTGAAAAAACCACCCAACAACTTGATAACTTGTATAAAAATAAAGATGCCTCTTTTCGAGGTTTCAGACAGACATAAATAGGAGCCATGGATGAACAATACACTGCATCTTTTAGGAAGAACAGAAGCTTTATTCACTGAAGACTTAAAACAATTGCATGAACAATTAGCACAACATGTTCAAGACGCTTCATTTTTAGTTTTAGGTGGGGCTGGCAGTATTGGTCAAGCTGTAACGAAAGAGATTTTTAAACGTCATCCTAAAAAACTGCATGTGGTTGATATCTCTGAAAACAATCTTGTCGAACTCGTACGAGACATACGAAGCAGTATGGGATATATCAAAGGTGAGTTTGCTACATATGCTTTGGATATTGGAAGTAGCGAATATGATGCATTTATTAAACAAGATGGGAAGTATGACTATGTTCTGAATCTTTCTGCACTCAAACATGTACGAAGTGAGAAAGACCCATATACCCTTATGCGCATGATTGATACCAATATTTTCAATACCGACAAAACCATGCAACAAGCCATTGATAAAGGGACTAAAAAATACTTTTGTGTCAGTACGGATAAAGCAGCCAATCCTGTGAATATGATGGGTGCAAGTAAACGTATCATGGAGATGTTTGTAATGAGAAAATCCAAACAAATTGATGTTTCTATGGCACGTTTTGCCAATGTGGCATTCAGTGATGGAAGTTTATTGCATGGGTTTAATCAAAGAATTCAAAAAGAGCAGCCACTTGTGGCACCCAATGATATCAAACGCTATTTTGTAACCCCTCAAGAGTCTGGTGAACTTTGTTTGATGTCATGCATTTTTGGAGAGAATCGAGATATCTTTTTCCCTAAATTAAGTGAACACTTGCATCTGATTACTTTTGCTGAAATTACAACGAGATACTTAAAGAACTTAGGCTATGACGCCTTTATTTGTAACGATGAAAATCAAGCCAGAGAGTTATCGAAAAAACTCCCTGCTGAAGGGAAATGGCCTTGTTTATTTACAACAAGTGATACCACAGGTGAAAAAGACTTTGAAGAGTTTTTTACTGAAAATGAACAGTTAGATATGCATCGTTTTAAGAGTTTGGGCGTTATAAAAAATGATGCCTTGTATGATGAAGAAAACTTGAACCATTTCACACAGATAATAAAACATCTTAAAAGTGAACTTTCATGGTCCAAAGAGGATATACTTAAAGAGTTTTTGAAACTCATTCCTGACTTTGAACACAAAGAGACAGGGAAGTACCTTGATGGAAAGATGTAATATGAAAGATATAGTCAGCTTTATTCAACAAACATTTCATACAAAAGAGTTTATACCTCTGCATGAGCCACGATTTTTAGGTAATGAAAAAAACTACTTAAATGAATGCATTGATTCAACTTATGTCTCTAGCGTTGGGAAATATGTAGATACCTTTGAAAAAGAGTTTGCACAAAAAGTTGGCAGTAAATATGCCATTGCCACAGTTAATGGTACTGCCGCTCTTCATATTGCACTGCTTGTTGCAGGTGTAACAAAAGAGGATGAAGTCATCACACAACCCCTCTCTTTTATTGCCACGTGTAATGCCATTGCGTATACTCAAGCGCAACCTATTTTTCTTGATGTGGACAAAAATACTTTAGGTTTGTCTGCTCAGGCTTTGGAAAAATTTCTTCACACCCATTGTGAATGCATCAATGAGCAATGTATTAATAAAACAACGAACAAAAGAATCAAAGCGTGCGTTCCCATGCACACCTTTGGTCACCCATGTGAAATTGACACCATCAAGCAACTCTGTGACGCGTGGCATATCACGCTCATAGAAGATGCCGCAGAATCTTTAGGCAGCTATTATAAAAAGCAACACACTGGTACTTTTGGTACATTAGGTGCTTTTAGTTTTAATGGCAATAAAATTATTACTTCAGGTGGTGGAGGTGTCATTGTAACCAATGATGAAGTTTTAGCACAAAAAGCAAAACATCTTACAACCACAGCAAAGATAGCTCACGCCTATGAATATGTCCATGATGAAATAGGGTATAACTATCGCCTTCCCAATATCAATGCGGCACTTTTAGTTGCACAACTTGAACAACTGGAAGCATTTTTAAAATCTAAACGTGAACTCTCACGTATTTATGACAATTTTTTTGCTGCTTATGCTAAGATAGAGTTTATAAAAGAACCTACTCATGCACAATCCAACTACTGGTTGCAAGCCATACAATTTGAAACCAAAGAGCAAAGAGATGCATTTTTAGAGTTCAGCAATACAAACCAAGTGATGACGCGACCTATTTGGAGGTTGTTAAATGAGTTAGAGATGTTTAGACATTGTCAAAAAGATGATTTGACCAATGCACAATATCTTGAACAAAGAGTTGTAAATATCCCCAGTTCGGTGAGAGTATGAAAAAAGAGCCTATTATTTTAATTGGTGGTGGTGGACATTGCCACAGTGTCATTGATGTGATTGAACAAGAAGACAAATACACTATTATTGGTATTGTAGACGTTAAAGAGAGTGTAGGGAAAACTGTGTTGGGTTATGAGGTTATTGGCTGTGATGAGGACTTGGAAACACTCTTTTTACAATGCCCAAATGCGCTCATTACAATAGGTCACATTCAAAGCAACCAAATAAGAGTTGACTTATTTAATAAACTCAAAAAGATTGGATTTCATCTGCCCATCATCATCTCCCCTTTGTCGTATGTTTCACAACATGCAAACATTGAAGAGGGAACAGTGGTGATGCACCAAGCCTTAATCAATGCCAACGTCAACATTGGTAAAAATTGTATTATCAACACCAAAGCCTTAATTGAACATGATGCCATAGTTGAAGACCACTGTCATATCTCTACGGGGTGTATCATTAATGGAAATGTCAAAATTGAAGCACACACCTTTGTAGGAAGTAATGCCACGACTAAAGAGGGAGTAACCATTAATCAATTCGTAAAAGCAGGCAGTGTGATACGATGAAGGTTTTTATCATTGCTGAAGCGGGTGTGAACCACAATGGCTCTCTTGAATTGGCTAAAAAGCTCATTGATGCTGCTGTTGAAGCAAAAGCCGATGCCGTAAAATTTCAGACATTTAAAACGGAAAATTTGGTGTGTAAAGATACTCAAAAAGCCGATTACCAAAAAGAGACCACCAACGCAAAAGAGTCTCAGTTTGAGATGATTAAAAAGCTGGAGTTGGACATAGAGGCTCACCATACGTTGCTTGACTATTGTAAAGAGAAAAAGATTCTTTTTTTATCCACCCCCTTTGACCATGACAGCATTGAACTTCTAAACGAGTTAGGTCTGGATATTTTTAAAATTCCCAGTGGAGAAATCACCAATCTTCCTTATTTACAACACATTGGAAGTCTGAATAAAAAAGTTATTCTCTCAACAGGGATGTCCAATATGGATGAGATTCAATTGGCCTTAGGTGTGTTAATTCAAGCAGGCACACAAAAAGAGAACATCACCGTACTGCATGCCAATACGCAATACCCTACACCCATGTGTGATGTGAATTTAAAAGCGATGCAAACCATTGGTAAAACCTTTGATATAAAATATGGGTACAGTGACCATACCTTAGGCATTGAAGTGGATATTGCAGCCGTTGCATTAGGCGCATGTTGTATTGAAAAACATTTTACTTTGGATAAAGACATGGAAGGGCCTGACCATAAAGCAAGTCTAGAACCAGAGGAGTTAAAAGCGATGGTTCAGACCATTCGAAATATTGAACAAGCTTTGGGCAATGGAGTGAAACAACCCTCACCCAGTGAAATAAAAAACATGAGCGTGGTTCGTAAATCAATTGTGGCAAAACAAGCCATAAAAAAAGGAGAGATTTTTACAGCTGAAAACCTCACAATTAAACGACCCGGAACAGGAATCAACCCAATGAATTGGGAGGTTGTGTTAGGACAAATTGCTCAACGTGACTACCAAGAAGATGAACTCATAGACTAAAGGAAAACGCATGAAACTTTTTGAATACGAAACTGAACAAAGTTTTGATTATGAAAATGGATTTTACCTCACCAGTGATATTTCACGTGTAGGAAAACTGCTATCTCACTATGAGTTGTATAAAATGATTCATGAATTACCGGGGGATGTAGTAGAAACGGGTGTATTCAAAGGAGCCTCTTTTCTTCGATGGTTGAGTTTTAGAAACCTGCTTGAAAATCAAAAATCTCGTAAAGTCATTGGTTTTGACAGTTTTTCGCAATTTCCTGAAACCTCTTTTGAAAAAGACAAACCCTATGTTAAAAAATTTACAGAAGAATCAGGTGAACACTCTATTTCTAAAGAGGAGTTAGAACATATTTGCAGCTTTAAACAGTTTGAGAATTTCGAATTGGTTAAAGGAGATATCGTACACACTTTACCTGAATACTTTAATCACAACCCTCACACTAAAATTGCTCTTTTACATATTGATACAGATGTATATGAACCTGCAAAAGTAGCGCTTGAAACCTTATGGCCAAGAATTGTTAAAGGGGGAATTGTTATTTTTGATGATTATGGTACCTTCCCTGGTGAGACTCAAGCAGTAGATGAATTCTTTAAAGATAAAGATGTAGAGTTTAAAAAACTCAATATCAGTCACAAGATTCCTGTCTATATCAAAAAAGAGCACATATGACTCAAAAAAGAAAAATATGTGTCATCACCGGTACACGTGCAGAGTACGGTTTACTCTACTGGTTGCTCAAAGAGATTGAAAAAAGTTCAACTTTACAACTGCAACTACTTGTTACGGGTATGCATCTCTCTTCTGAATTTGGCTTGACGTATCAAGTCATTGAAGAGGAGTTTCATATTGATAAAAAAATAGAGATGCCACTTCTAGGTGATTCTGCAGTGGAGATTAATCGCTCTATGGGAATTGCACAAGTGGGTTTTGCACAAGCCTATGAAGAACTTAAGCCCGACATGATTGTTCTCTTAGGTGATCGTTATGAGATATTCACAGCCGCAAATGCTGCGATGATTTCACGTATTCCGATTGCACATATTCATGGAGGAGAGTTAACAGAAGGACTCATTGATGAAGCGATTCGCCACAGTATTACTAAGATGAGTCACCTTCACTTTACATCAACCCAAACCTACCAAAAACGCGTCATTCAATTAGGAGAACAACCCGACCATGTTTTTAATGTAGGTGCTTTGGGTATTGAGAGTATTAAAAAGCTTCAACTGCTTGACAAAGAGGCGTTTGAAGAATCCATTAATTTTAAATTGAATGACAAAAATCTTCTGGTGACCTTTCATCCTGTTACTTTAGAAAATGCTACAGCACAAGAGCAGTTTCAAGCTTTGCTGAATACTCTTGATACACTTAACCATACCAATATCATCTTTACCAAAGCCAACAGTGATACCAATGGACGCATTATCAATACCATGATTGATGCCTATGTAAACAAGAACTATCAACACTCTATCGCCTTTGAATCACTGGGACAACTAAGATACTTAAGCGCTTTACAGTTTGTGGATGGAGTTGTGGGAAACAGCTCAAGTGGTTTACTTGAAGCTCCCAGCTTTCAAATAGGTACGATCAATATTGGTGACCGTCAAAAAGGGCGAATAAAAGCAGACTCTGTTATTGATTGTCTTCCTGAAACAAAAAGTATTTTATCTGCTTTACATAAATTGTACAGCGATGCCTTTATAAAACAACTGCCAAGCGTTACAAACCCTTATGACAATGGTAACAGCAGTCAGAAAATTGTAAATGTTTTAGAGAGTGTCTCATTAGAAAATATTTTAAAAAAGTCCTTTTATGATTTAGAGGTGTAATATGAAAATAGTTTTTATAGGTACCGTTGATTTTTCACTTCAAACATTGGAAAAACTGATAGATTTAAATGCCAATATCGTTGGTGTTTGTACCAAAGAATCTTCTTCTTTTAACAGTGACTTTGCCAACTTACAACCCTTGTGTCAGAAGCACCATATCCCTTGTCACTGCACAGAAGATGTTAATACACCTCAAAGTATTGCATGGATTAAATCACTCCAGCCCGACATTGTTTTTTGTTTTGGTTGGTCAAACCTGATTAAAAAAGAGCTGTTAGAACTCCCTGCTTTAGGCGTATTAGGATTTCATCCTACAAAACTGCCTTTAAACAGAGGACGCCACCCAATTATTTGGAGTTTGGCTCTTGGTCTAAAACAATCTGCAACCACCTTCTTTTTTATGGATGAAGGTGCTGATAGTGGAGATATTCTCTCTCAAAAAGAGTTTGACATCAGTGACCACGATGATGCATACTCTTTGTATAAAAAAATAACGCTTACAGCCCTTTCTCAGATTGAAGAGTTTCTACCCCAACTGGAACAAAACAGCTATGTAAAAACAGCACAAGACCATAGCAAAGCAAACTATTGGCGAAAAAGAGGAAAAAACGATGGGAAAATTGATTTTAGGATGAACAGTCTAAGTATCTATAACCTTGTAAGAGCCCTTTCTAAGCCTTATGTTGGGGCTCACCTTGTCTATAACAATACTGATATTCCTGTTTGGAAAGTGGAAATCTTAGATTATAAAGAACCACGCCTTGAACCAGGTAAAGTGTTATCAGTAGAAAACAATTGTATAATAGTTAAAACCAATGATGGTGCGGTCAAAATTCTTGAACATGAATTCACGACTCTGCCAAAAATAGGAGAGTATCTATGAGCAATAAAGTTTTAGTCATTGCCCCTCATCCTGATGATGAAACTTTAGGTTGTGGAGGGACACTGTTAAAACATCAAGCCCAAGGTGATGAGATAAACTGGCTTATTTGCACCACCATGGATGAATCACACCCCTATTTTACAACGCGAGAACAAGAGCTTAAAGAGGTTGCTTCACTTTATAAATTTACATCTGTGCACCATCTCAAACTTAAAACAGCTCAAGCAGATGAGTACACCATGAGCGAACTTATATCATCGATTTCCAAGATTATAAACACGGTTAAACCCAATATTTTATATCTGCCTTTTTGCCATGATGTTCACAGTGATCACAGAAAACTTTTTGAGGCAGCTTACAGTTGCACCAAAACATTTCGTTACCCATTTATTCAAAAAATTTATATGATGGAAATTTTAAGTGAAACAGAGTTCTTTCCTGTATCATCTTCCCCTTTTACACCTAATGTCTTTGTTGATATCACACACTATATGCAGCAAAAAATTGAGATTATGAATCTGTATAAAAGTGAAATCCAAGCACACCCCTTTCCAAGAAGCATTGAAAATATTCAAGCTTTAGCAACCTTACGTGGTGCTACTGCAGGATGCCAATATGCGGAGAGTTTTATGTTGCTTAAGGAGATTCAATGAAAGAGATTCAAGACATTACCGTTTCACCTCTTTCAACGATTAAAGAGGCACTTTCTATTATAGACAGTGGTGCCATGAAAATTGCCATTGTCATTGATAAAAATAAAAAAGTCATTGGAACCATCACAGATGGAGATATTAGGCGTGGTCTTTTAAATGGATTGAACTTGGACTCAGCTATTGAGAGCATCTATTTTAAAAACCCTACGTTGGCCAATATAAACGAATCTAAAGAGGCCATCATACAAAAAGCCATCCATAAAAAACTCTATCAAATCCCCATTGTAAACGACCAAGGGCATTTGGTGGATATTGAAGATTTAGCCACACTTTTAAAAATAACCACGAGAAAAAACCGAGTTGTTCTCATGGCAGGAGGATTAGGTACAAGACTGCATCCTTTAACTCAAAAAATGCCTAAACCACTTTTAAAAGTGGGAAATAAACCTATTTTAGAGACCATCATTGAAAACTTTTCCAAATATGGGTTTGTGAATATCACCATCAGTGTGAACTATAAAGCAGAGATGATCAAAGAGTATTTTGGTGATGGTTCTAAATTTGGTGTCTGCATTGATTATATTGAAGAGAGCCAACGATTAGGAACGGCTGGTGCACTGAGTCTACTTCCATTTCAACCCAAAGAGCCTTTTTTTGTGATGAATGCCGATTTGCTGACCAATGTCAACTTCACACATCTTTTAGATTTTCATATACATGAACATGCCACTGCAACAATGTGTGTAAGAGAGTATGATTATCAAATCCCTTATGGGGTGATACAAACACAAAACAGCAGTATCACTTCAATTAAAGAAAAGCCTATTGAGACTTTTTTTGTCAATGCGGGTATCTATGTCTTATCTCCAGAGGTGTTGCACTATATTCCTAAAAACAGTTTTTATGACATGCCAACTTTGTTTGAACAGCTCATTTCAAAAGAGCATAAAGCCATCTCTTTTCCTCTGCATGAATATTGGCTCGATATTGGTCGAATGAGTGATTTTGAAGAGGCTCAAAATGAGTACTTTAAGGTCTTTGATGAATAAATCAAACTCATTTCTAGCCATTATCCCTGCACGAGCTGGAAGTAAACGTTTACCTAATAAAAATCGTTTATCTTTGTGTGGGAAACCTTTGATTACGTGGAGTATTGAAGCAGCAAAACAAAGTCAGTATCTTAGCCATATTGTGGTTTCAAGTGACGATGAAGCCATACTTACTCTTGCAAGTCAATTAGAAGTAGAAGCTTTACAACGTCCGAGTGAGTTTGCCCAAGACAGCTCTTCAACAGTTGATGTGATTAAACATGTATTACAATATCATGCTAACTATGAGTATATCGTTCTTTTACAACCCACCAGTCCACTTCGAACTTCACAACACATAGACCAAGCCATTGAACTTTTACATGAAAAAAATGCGGATGCTATTATCAGTGTAAGTCCCACTGCGCACTCTCCACTTTGGTGCAATACGCTGCCAAAAGACAACAGTATGAGCCATTTTTTAAGCGATGAGTTAAAAACAAAAAGAAGCCAAGACCTCCCAACATACTACCAACTCAATGGAGCAATTTATATCTGTAAAACAAGCGCATTACTCAAAGAGAACTCTCTGTTTTTAAAAGAGAATATTTTTGCTTTTATCATGGATAAACAAAGTTCAGTTGATATTGATGATGAGTTGGATTTTCTGTTTGCACAAACTATTCTAGAGAAGAAATAAGCTGTTTTATTTTAACTTAAAATCTCATCAACTAACTTATTTAAATGTAATTGCATTGTATTTAAACAATTATTATGTTGTTGCTTTTGACTATTTAACAATGCATACACACTCTTTAACAAATCCTCTTTTGAATTAACCCATACCATTAATCCATTGTCAATTTGAAATTTATCATAATGACATATAAAACTTCTTGTAGAGATTGTTGGTGTATTAAAAAAACATGCTTCGGTATTTAAAGTTCCTCCACCACCAATAAATAAGTCTGCATACGCTAAAAGGTGTTGAATGACTATTTTTTCTTCTAATACCGTTGCAAAAGGGAACTCCTCTTTTAAATATGCACTTTCATACCTTGGAATAATAATAATATTGGCATTTGTTGTATTATAAATCTCTTCTAATGCTTCATATAAAATAGGGTATTTTTTATCTACGTAAGAGGATTTATACTCCTCTTCTCTGATAATAATCATCTTTTTTGATAAATCAAGATTATAGGATTTCAGAACCTTTTTAACATATTCAAAATCTGGCTCAAAATGTTTCAGCCATATGACAGGGTCAATGAAATCATAATCAAAGATTTGTTCTTCATCCAATGAAAATCTTAAAAAAATTTCATCAGGTACTACAAAAGGTTTAAAAACTTTACTTGATAAAGGCAGTGTTAATCTTGCTTGAGGAAGTGCTTTTTTAAAGTTGGTATTGTAATCAGATAAAGGAATATCATAGAAATTAACAACAGGTATACCCAAACCAAAAGCCACACGATTGGCATCAACGGAACATAAACACACAAGTCTGTCAATATCATAAAGAGTTACAAACTCCATCAAAGCTTTTTGCCTCTCAATTGATGCATGCAGTTTATCTTTTAAGCAAGCTCCACCAAACTCTCCTCTATTTATAAATTCCATATTATAAAGTCTTAACAGTTCCACGACTTCAGAGTAATCTTTTCCTTCTCTTGCGGTGATTAAAACTTTTCTTCCTCTTTTTTCAATCTCTTTAATCATAGGAATAAAAAATAAAACAGATTTTGGAGTTACTAAATCAAACCAAATCATTATTAAACCTTATTTATCATTTTAATCTCTAAATCGCTTACGCAATCTACTTCAAGCCACTTCCCATCAATCCAAACAGGATTAACTTCATGTAAGTTATCAATAATTTCTTGTATAAAAGTTGTCATATACATATTATCAAACTCATTTTGTGATAATTTTTTTCGTAAAACTTCATCATAAAAGTGAATTATCTTGGGCAAAACTTTCTTTGAAATTTTAATTAAACCAATATATTGACCATCAATCTCACTATAATCTCTTGGCTTTTTACCCAGTTCAATAATTTTATTATCTTCAACTTTTAAAGTTTCAGCATCAAGAAGAGGGTTATCCATTCGCTGGAGCCACAATTGTTTCCAACTTTTATCAACAACAACACTGATATCAGAAGGTGCATCCATCAATTTTTTTAATACTTGTTTATCATAGATAATATCTGAATAAGAAATTATAAGATCATCATTCATCCACTCTTTTGCACAAAAAAGGGAATAGGTCATATTGGTTGAATCATACTTGATATTTTCAAAATAAGTGATTTGCTCTTTGTTAAGGTACTCTTTCAGAACATTGGATTTATACCCTGTTACAATCGATGTTTTATCTATGCCACACTCTTTGATACAATTTAAAATTGTTCTTATTATCGGTACAGAATTATATGCAACCATACACTTTGGTTGATTATTGGTAAGAGGTCGTAAACGAGTTCCTTGACCTGCCGCTAAAATTATTACTTTCATATTTTTATCCAAAAAAATTTTTTATTACATTGAGTTGTATTTGATTAAATGGCTTTTCTCGTTCAGGATGCCACATCTGAGCAAATATTTTATACTGCCGATGTTCAATAGCTTTGATTATGCCATCTTTAGTAGATGCACTACATAATAAAGACGATACTAACTCTTTTATACCATAGTTATGATAAGAATTGACATTATCTAGCTTTATTAAATCTCCATAATACTGTGATTTTGGATTAACAGATAATTGATGTTGGGTACCAATTTGGTTTTCGACGTCCATAAAACTACTATTAAAATAGTGAGCAATAATTTGAAGCCCACGACATATCCCGAACACAGGAATACTATGTTCAATACAATAACTAATAAGCTGTTTTTCAAATTCATCTCTTTTATTAGAGAGTTCATTGGGATTACATACGTTAAGATCATTACCTCCAGTTAATAACACACCCTCAATATTTAACTCCTTAAAATAGCTTTTAAAGTTCACTTCATACGGTAGTGCTATTGGTAAAAAACCACATTCATACATAAATTTACAATAGTTAATATCCAAAGCTTCTCGAACTTCATCATCTCCTGTATGGTCTATTAATCGTTGAGTTATTGCTATTTTTTTCATGATATAATCTTAACTTGTTTATTTGCAGCATCGATGGTTATCATATTTGCTTTTTTATACTTTAAAAACATATTTTCAC
It contains:
- the neuC gene encoding UDP-N-acetylglucosamine 2-epimerase, with protein sequence MTQKRKICVITGTRAEYGLLYWLLKEIEKSSTLQLQLLVTGMHLSSEFGLTYQVIEEEFHIDKKIEMPLLGDSAVEINRSMGIAQVGFAQAYEELKPDMIVLLGDRYEIFTAANAAMISRIPIAHIHGGELTEGLIDEAIRHSITKMSHLHFTSTQTYQKRVIQLGEQPDHVFNVGALGIESIKKLQLLDKEAFEESINFKLNDKNLLVTFHPVTLENATAQEQFQALLNTLDTLNHTNIIFTKANSDTNGRIINTMIDAYVNKNYQHSIAFESLGQLRYLSALQFVDGVVGNSSSGLLEAPSFQIGTINIGDRQKGRIKADSVIDCLPETKSILSALHKLYSDAFIKQLPSVTNPYDNGNSSQKIVNVLESVSLENILKKSFYDLEV
- a CDS encoding formyltransferase family protein, which codes for MKIVFIGTVDFSLQTLEKLIDLNANIVGVCTKESSSFNSDFANLQPLCQKHHIPCHCTEDVNTPQSIAWIKSLQPDIVFCFGWSNLIKKELLELPALGVLGFHPTKLPLNRGRHPIIWSLALGLKQSATTFFFMDEGADSGDILSQKEFDISDHDDAYSLYKKITLTALSQIEEFLPQLEQNSYVKTAQDHSKANYWRKRGKNDGKIDFRMNSLSIYNLVRALSKPYVGAHLVYNNTDIPVWKVEILDYKEPRLEPGKVLSVENNCIIVKTNDGAVKILEHEFTTLPKIGEYL
- a CDS encoding PIG-L deacetylase family protein, with translation MSNKVLVIAPHPDDETLGCGGTLLKHQAQGDEINWLICTTMDESHPYFTTREQELKEVASLYKFTSVHHLKLKTAQADEYTMSELISSISKIINTVKPNILYLPFCHDVHSDHRKLFEAAYSCTKTFRYPFIQKIYMMEILSETEFFPVSSSPFTPNVFVDITHYMQQKIEIMNLYKSEIQAHPFPRSIENIQALATLRGATAGCQYAESFMLLKEIQ
- a CDS encoding nucleotidyltransferase family protein, producing the protein MKEIQDITVSPLSTIKEALSIIDSGAMKIAIVIDKNKKVIGTITDGDIRRGLLNGLNLDSAIESIYFKNPTLANINESKEAIIQKAIHKKLYQIPIVNDQGHLVDIEDLATLLKITTRKNRVVLMAGGLGTRLHPLTQKMPKPLLKVGNKPILETIIENFSKYGFVNITISVNYKAEMIKEYFGDGSKFGVCIDYIEESQRLGTAGALSLLPFQPKEPFFVMNADLLTNVNFTHLLDFHIHEHATATMCVREYDYQIPYGVIQTQNSSITSIKEKPIETFFVNAGIYVLSPEVLHYIPKNSFYDMPTLFEQLISKEHKAISFPLHEYWLDIGRMSDFEEAQNEYFKVFDE
- a CDS encoding cytidylyltransferase domain-containing protein encodes the protein MNKSNSFLAIIPARAGSKRLPNKNRLSLCGKPLITWSIEAAKQSQYLSHIVVSSDDEAILTLASQLEVEALQRPSEFAQDSSSTVDVIKHVLQYHANYEYIVLLQPTSPLRTSQHIDQAIELLHEKNADAIISVSPTAHSPLWCNTLPKDNSMSHFLSDELKTKRSQDLPTYYQLNGAIYICKTSALLKENSLFLKENIFAFIMDKQSSVDIDDELDFLFAQTILEKK
- a CDS encoding DUF354 domain-containing protein, with protein sequence MIWFDLVTPKSVLFFIPMIKEIEKRGRKVLITAREGKDYSEVVELLRLYNMEFINRGEFGGACLKDKLHASIERQKALMEFVTLYDIDRLVCLCSVDANRVAFGLGIPVVNFYDIPLSDYNTNFKKALPQARLTLPLSSKVFKPFVVPDEIFLRFSLDEEQIFDYDFIDPVIWLKHFEPDFEYVKKVLKSYNLDLSKKMIIIREEEYKSSYVDKKYPILYEALEEIYNTTNANIIIIPRYESAYLKEEFPFATVLEEKIVIQHLLAYADLFIGGGGTLNTEACFFNTPTISTRSFICHYDKFQIDNGLMVWVNSKEDLLKSVYALLNSQKQQHNNCLNTMQLHLNKLVDEILS
- a CDS encoding NTP transferase domain-containing protein, producing the protein MKVIILAAGQGTRLRPLTNNQPKCMVAYNSVPIIRTILNCIKECGIDKTSIVTGYKSNVLKEYLNKEQITYFENIKYDSTNMTYSLFCAKEWMNDDLIISYSDIIYDKQVLKKLMDAPSDISVVVDKSWKQLWLQRMDNPLLDAETLKVEDNKIIELGKKPRDYSEIDGQYIGLIKISKKVLPKIIHFYDEVLRKKLSQNEFDNMYMTTFIQEIIDNLHEVNPVWIDGKWLEVDCVSDLEIKMINKV